A window of the Brumimicrobium sp. genome harbors these coding sequences:
- a CDS encoding formylglycine-generating enzyme family protein — MKTLLLILIGSSFFLFPSNPETPIKKETVKQTEKRLSKIFSTIPAGTIEIDGKSKTLRTYKLGTRVVTNFDYKEFLAYLKQHNRIDEYHTYYPDSTKWGDYFTKGSHYMLNIYKEYPVVNITYEAAQAYAIWLTERNREISENQNITFRLPTKEEWIYAANGGKEGSHYAWQGNFLRNSQGQFLANFVRVPDENIIRGEDGKPILSSETQYEKGGSMDIIAPAVSYFPSVWGLYNMNGNVAEMLNEGNEVIGGSWMDFGGDIQNRSVKTYDKQAYPNVGFRLVMIEEE; from the coding sequence ATGAAAACTTTATTACTTATACTTATTGGAAGCTCTTTCTTTCTCTTCCCTTCCAACCCGGAAACACCTATAAAAAAGGAAACGGTTAAACAAACTGAAAAACGTCTTTCTAAAATCTTTTCAACCATTCCAGCTGGAACAATTGAAATTGACGGAAAAAGTAAAACACTAAGAACATATAAATTAGGAACCCGAGTTGTAACCAATTTTGATTATAAAGAGTTTCTTGCTTATTTAAAGCAACATAATCGTATCGATGAATACCATACGTATTATCCTGACTCAACTAAGTGGGGAGATTATTTTACCAAAGGCAGCCACTATATGTTGAATATCTATAAGGAATATCCTGTAGTGAATATAACGTATGAGGCTGCACAAGCTTATGCTATTTGGCTCACTGAAAGAAACCGAGAAATATCAGAGAATCAGAACATAACTTTTCGTTTACCAACCAAAGAAGAATGGATTTATGCTGCAAATGGAGGAAAAGAAGGGAGTCACTATGCTTGGCAAGGCAATTTTCTCAGAAATAGTCAAGGGCAATTTTTAGCTAATTTCGTTAGAGTTCCAGATGAAAATATCATAAGAGGAGAAGATGGCAAACCGATTTTATCGAGTGAAACACAGTATGAAAAGGGAGGAAGTATGGATATAATAGCACCTGCTGTCTCATATTTTCCAAGTGTCTGGGGTTTATACAACATGAATGGAAATGTTGCTGAAATGCTAAATGAGGGAAACGAGGTGATCGGTGGTTCTTGGATGGATTTTGGAGGAGATATTCAAAATAGAAGTGTGAAAACTTACGATAAACAAGCATATCCAAATGTAGGTTTTCGCTTAGTAATGATAGAAGAGGAGTAG